Proteins encoded by one window of Hylaeus volcanicus isolate JK05 chromosome 7, UHH_iyHylVolc1.0_haploid, whole genome shotgun sequence:
- the LOC128880313 gene encoding uncharacterized protein LOC128880313 isoform X1 — protein MTLPVSNYQELLIQVRELTHETIRLQRQLSSDLFDNVDPPDVNHNFSLGQKNYEKGKHLTDNAIRQRERSKKNEAAQTPLTEYNNYCFRPRFCQNLDTSEGVHAGELTSRLLSWRSRSHRPIIQQEDAEGCCKRAERLLSEECRVSHEPVGVGVEGVCSWRGQRRPHGIEIPTPLASVAAHELESSVNGAAFNPVVVAAAAGSARCSTSRNALKTSSSCSSASVNAANSKSRFYLGSAIAETCKEDAMEPEVKEEDERRSSTPSPEIYVRRNKRYNEGGSSEEESKPDTSLQSHRLPSSYRGTWPIRRDLWANQQMGFSTQQSPSTTVHNIFPCHPVPQDVASVMSFSSNSGTALSCSAEMQGDRRLGAKVDVVYNLLGMLGSTEGGEDMSATLLSMSTSIDNCLIMRQSGCLPLLVQLIHAPGQDPETRERASRALHNIVHAKSDERAGRREARVLRFLEQLRDYCQALRSSLETGQVPDDLERHPGPTIAALMKLSFDEAHRHAMCQLGVLHAVAELIEMDHMAHGSECDDPNCITLRRYAGMALTNLTFGDGNNKALLCSFREFMKALVSQLRSPSDDLRQVTASVLRNLSWRADTSSKQTLREVGAVTGLMKAAMEGRKESTLKSILSALWNLSAHCSTNKIDICAVEGALTFLVDMLSYVAPSKTLAIVENAGGILRNVSSHIAVREDYRSIVRERGCLQVLLQQLRSPSLTVVSNACGALWNLSARCPQDQRLLWDLGAVPMLRSLIHSKHKMISMGSSAALKNLLSARPGCNNLVHLDSTARGLGLPTLPSLVARRQRALEQEIDQNLAETCDNIEPSTSPTNKDDKFMFKVDHSFLGINARALRTYQLHNQPSTSSVKSNGVARSESRDSMRSVTSTHSDTMFERVNRHVMNGLSPTDIQIKQQSSSLHSAVGFDTGMTSDGHSKTSEKKYTLRYKNAIPDRLKSSETFNGLSDFRCTNSTISWSSAPDQESACSQNLLHSSVEDNLPQSISSKAGSQSSVSEETELVCGKTEYQCKPGIDKPSTLAFVSSDSPAKDVGFGNIYDKSVLSPLNNIQKAISPTVANGNLFYAETDLDQPTDYSLRYAERSLEDEDKQRSHYFASNEQELIHEDTVKTYCTEGTPHGISLNSSRAASASDLQEDNRLRNSTKKMQEQRKLQDKEEFNLECKVKLSDDNVEESGHSSAKSPSSLRTTLTQMSSNNLHYDEKNNMASNSTKIRSDVEECYEIENEIYENTDKFNQNFPVNGINSYVISALKASNDSGCKEFELKGDTRHMPCTLNINNSSECLDQVSDGDEDDEDLLTACINIGMQNNRHRHSFIGNNFDKIPRNESNLARYQTSVALDQMECNVLVESTANSLDTNRIACEETMSSDICENKVASSSPNINIACDYSQNTTMLNQKMVHNSITDDNLCNFSLPSNLRNSPILHETVVFDTEPSQQQYLSSMDTQSNEDMSSLVHNDLLEDERNAEDSETDKVSESLNDRIAENSMQQSYTKVTDSESSESIDSVEQSEHALLELCIQPGLTKTIENIKHNKATWKSNKDLDQCSSKQTNYSGESSQMHDTCEVDGVSREEVDGNQKSTMKNPDTPKHGKKEEMYRRQRDPDAMIASLDRLTATLVQQTEAIRERDSSAMKQSILSDTWNEDSPNEVSFPSISISAPIIASFKSDVPEEQTTITSECVETASSDGGHMTNSKIIQREAIKLAEAVDAEINKNELEMTSMTSMDLEAIKPPSTMGSLLSLTASYAGSGDYSETFVNRDRCNSTSLPPMQLKTSSFTDFKNCRKKSLPLGVVAKRALNQTQTHTGSLENLLNECSGSHLDSVKPPSMMDELPDVGDMENSMVSVASITSEVADPKDQDQSLTSSDAVFDLLKPVANVLSITCMRYAEAMQSSANNSLSECLENINPPSLFNEVCEMDESTMEQATETVCSDTLCIDVELRTEEAPHQIFTEKIDEGSNDTDEAVTPISSEYCLTSSAESTPKKRAHRNLTPKQKRTLAKERYKTYTIAAEMSRKEEERDKKENGSAREGKIPRGKCSPFSKLTPKQRRQEDRARFQTQVLENPFPQPSQEQQEADVREQENPETEPSSAVKSAIPTFTKLSGCKTLIKKRMEQKKNRERYRTRTLDDSECIFREAENNAAANTAEGGESNATRIAQSEEIQIMLQQNATIVLNTLNESTKVNETGEEPLLDCETISLVSNESESERNLRMRFLNGVSKKLIGACSQQMDEALESEQNQKETVEIETNRSQEDVRYADTVESESENESNNAEEQPRETKRPRIIKPGMVRDHSNDSNATDRSEPESPKAIRGRRKALYSNPITRKPTPQSSPLKQPNPVSGIPIGRSNTSPIVRATRATTLRQNNNSPSNGMKDSPKANSSPKIPSLTDGEKRTKKMSAAAKRASVPQKGSSLTFTKSVKRHSTPPTCSSNFQNDAKPDVKPLERQGTFTKDEPEVENAPLVVSTSSSPIKTKIAKPIKGATSKVYPTMVKPKIAPKTHQVHQSKVGKVAPEKLPKTAPLLVAPKRLPTGKVAATTKIPASNQTGVQAENGKIFRKIGPLGQRSNSNSSIVSNSSTGIQTRRLAKEATSKIASLWKKVEESKSKQRFEKPDTRQWVQPGSCANDVDGPSPMNTPSAFRLFRSSTFEGIPQENDDTESTLYKSKSKRPLVVGMQSSKAKYRNSCDLSGMNSNDAPCKIPVKSNDASTYKKDSVQVGDASVILRKSQNTESSAVEVDPTKRISRLGSFIRVDSANAEGSAQTYVNGGVRTPASAIVPPFNYNPKPDIPSQTTKITQNESENRFGTTDCHSDIVTASTRVTTV, from the exons GAGGACGCGGAGGGCTGCTGCAAGAGGGCAGAAAGATTGCTGTCGGAAGAGTGTCGCGTGTCCCACGAGCCAGTAGGCGTCGGCGTGGAAGGTGTCTGCTCGTGGAGGGGCCAGAGGCGCCCCCACGGCATTGAGATACCTACGCCCCTGGCCAGCGTCGCGGCGCACGAGCTGGAGTCGTCCGTGAACGGCGCAGCGTTCAACCCCGTTGTCGTCGCAGCGGCGGCGGGATCAGCGAGATGCTCTACGTCGAGGAACGCGCTGAAAACGTCTTCGTCCTGCTCCTCCGCGTCCGTAAATGCAGCCAACTCCAAGTCGAGGTTCTACCTGGGCTCTGCGATCGCTGAGACCTGCAAGGAGGATGCCATGGAGCCGGAAGTGAAGGAGGAGGACGAACGAAGGTCGTCCACGCCGAGCCCCGAG ATTTACGTAAGGAGGAATAAACGCTACAATGAAGGTGGAAGCAGCGAGGAAGAGAGTAAGCCAGACACATCTTTGCAGAGTCACAGATTACCTTCCTCTTATCGAGGGACCTGGCCCATCAGAAGAGACCTTTGGGCCAATCAACAAATGGGATTCTCCACTCAACAAAGCCCGTCAACCACTGTACATAAC atcTTCCCTTGTCACCCTGTCCCACAGGATGTAGCCAGCGTGATGAGTTTTTCCTCGAATTCCGGCACGGCGCTGTCCTGTTCCGCGGAGATGCAAGGCGATCGACGATTGGGAGCCAAAGTGGACGTGGTTTACAACCTCCTGGGAATGCTGGGGAGCACGGAAGGCGGAGAGGACATGAGCGCGACGCTGCTGTCGATGAGCACTTCGATAGACAACTGTTTAATAATGAGGCAATCGGGATGCTTGCCTTTGTTGGTGCAGTTGATTCACGCCCCCGGGCAGGATCCAGAGACCAGAGAGAGAGCTTCGAGGGCTCTGCACAATATAGTACATGCTAAAAGCGACGAGAGAGCCGGACGTCGGGAGGCTAGGGTTCTCCGATTTTTAGAGCAATTGAGAGACTATTGCCAGGCGCTGAGATCTTCTTTGGAAACGGGACAGGTCCCCGACGACTTGGAGAGACATCCGGGACCGACGATAGCCGCGCTGATGAAGCTCTCGTTCGACGAGGCCCATCGTCACGCTATGTGCCAACTAGGTGTCCTCCACGCGGTGGCGGAGCTCATCGAGATGGATCACATGGCTCACGGGAGCGAATGCGACGACCCGAACTGCATCACTCTACGCAGGTACGCTGGAATGGCGCTGACGAACTTGACGTTCGGGGACGGGAACAACAAAGCGCTCCTCTGTTCCTTCCGAGAGTTCATGAAGGCGTTAGTATCGCAGCTGCGAAGTCCCAGCGACGATCTCAGACAGGTGACGGCAAGCGTCTTGAGGAATCTGTCGTGGCGAGCCGACACCAGCAGCAAGCAGACGTTGAGGGAAGTCGGTGCCGTGACCGGGTTGATGAAAGCAGCGATGGAAGGTCGAAAGGAATCGACGCTCAAGTCTATTCTGTCGGCCCTTTGGAACCTCTCCGCGCACTGCAGCacgaataaaatagatatcTGCGCCGTGGAAGGTGCCCTCACGTTTCTCGTGGATATGTTAAGCTACGTAGCGCCGTCCAAAACGCTCGCGATCGTCGAGAACGCCGGAGGTATACTGAGGAACGTCTCCAGTCACATTGCGGTCAGGGAGGACTACCGATCCATCGTGAGAGAAAGGGGATGTCTTCAAGTTTTGCTGCAACAGCTGCGATCGCCGAGTCTGACGGTCGTAAGCAATGCTTGCGGAGCGCTCTGGAACCTCTCGGCTCGATGCCCGCAGGACCAGCGATTGCTGTGGGATCTGGGCGCTGTCCCCATGCTACGGAGCCTCATCCACTCGAAGCACAAAATGATCTCTATGGGTTCCAGCGCGGCGCTGAAGAATCTGTTGAGCGCCAGGCCAGGGTGCAACAATCTGGTTCATTTGGACTCGACGGCTCGCGGATTAGGGCTTCCAACTCTGCCCTCCTTGGTCGCTCGGAGACAGAGAGCGCTGGAGCAGGAGATAGATCAGAACCTAGCCGAGACTTGCGACAACATCGAGCCCAGCACGTCTCCCACGAACAAGGacgataaatttatgtttaaggTGGATCACAGCTTCCTGGGGATCAACGCGCGAGCTCTGCGCACGTACCAGTTACACAATCAGCCCAGCACGTCCAGCGTAAAGTCCAACGGGGTCGCCAGGAGCGAGAGCAGGGACTCCATGAGGTCCGTGACGAGCACCCACTCGGACACCATGTTCGAGAGAGTGAATCGTCACGTGATGAACGGGCTCTCCCCTACCGACATCCAGATCAAACAGCAGTCCTCGTCGTTGCACTCCGCTGTCGGATTCGACACGGGGATGACCAGCGATGGTCACTCGAAAACCTCCGAGAAAAAGTACACGTTGCGTTACAAGAACGCTATCCCTGACCGTTTGAAGTCGTCCGAGACTTTCAACGGTCTCAGCGATTTCCGGTGCACCAACTCGACGATCTCATGGTCCTCGGCGCCGGACCAAGAATCCGCCTGTTCCCAAAACTTGCTCCACTCTTCGGTCGAGGATAACTTGCCCCAGAGCATCTCGTCGAAGGCTGGCAGCCAGTCCAGCGTGTCCGAGGAAACCGAGCTGGTGTGCGGGAAAACTGAGTACCAATGCAAGCCTGGGATCGATAAACCGTCGACGTTGGCCTTCGTCAGCAGCGACTCGCCGGCAAAGGACGTCGGTTTTGGCAACATTTACGACAAGTCCGTGCTGAGTCCGTTGAACAACATACAGAAAGCCATCTCTCCGACCGTCGCGAACGGCAATTTGTTCTACGCCGAGACAGATTTGGATCAACCGACTGATTACAGTCTGCGATATGCGGAAAGGAGTTTGGAGGACGAGGACAAGCAACGCTCCCATTATTTTGCCAGCAACGAGCAGGAACTCATTCACGAGGACACGGTGAAGACCTACTGCACCGAGGGAACACCTCATGGAATCTCGTTGAACTCCTCCAGAGCCGCGTCTGCTTCCGATCTGCAGGAAGACAATCGACTGAGGAATTCGACGAAGAAGATGCAGGAACAGAGGAAACTTCAGGATAAAGAGGAATTCAACTTGGAATGCAAAGTGAAACTCTCGGACGATAATGTTGAAGAGAGTGGACATTCTTCTGCCAAAAGTCCATCGAG TTTGAGAACTACGTTAACACAAATGTCGTCGAACAACTTGCATTACgatgagaaaaataatatggCGTccaattctacaaaaattaGATCAG ATGTGGAAGAATGttacgaaattgaaaatgaaatttacgaaaatacCGATAAATTCAATCAAAATTTCCCTGTAAACGGAATTAATTCGTACGTGATCAGTGCACTCAAGGCTTCTAACGATTCAGGATGTAAGGAATTTGAACTAAAAGGCGATACGCGTCACATGCCttgtacattaaatataaacaactcTTCCGAATGTTTAGATCAAGTCAGTGATGGAGATGAGGACGACGAAGATCTGCTTACAGCTTGCATTAATATTGGAATGCAAAATAATag GCACAGGCATTCATTCATAGGAAACAATTTTGATAAGATTCCGCGAAACGAAAGCAATCTAGCCAGGTATCAGACGAGCGTTGCTCTAGATCAAATGGAGTGCAATGTATTGGTCGAATCTACCGCGAACAGCCTCGACACGAATCGAATAGCATGCGAGGAAACAATGAGTTCCGATATTTGTGAAAACAAAGTTGCGAGCAGTTCGccaaatataaacattgcGTGCGATTATAGCCAGAATACAACAATGTTGAATCAAAAG ATGGTACACAATTCGATCACGGACGACAAcctttgcaatttttcattgcCTTCGAATCTGAGGAACAGTCCAATATTACACGAAACCGTAGTCTTCGACACAGAGCCGAGCCAACAGCAGTACTTGTCTAGCATGGATACTCAATCGAACGAAGATATGTCATCCTTGGTTCACAATGATCTTCTCGAAGATGAAAGAAACGCGGAGGACAGCGAGACCGACAAAGTCTCGGAATCCTTGAACGATAGAATCGCTGAGAATTCTATGCAGCAGTCTTACACAAAAGTAACGGATTCTGAGAGCAGCGAATCGATCGACTCGGTCGAGCAATCCGAACATGCGCTCCTGGAACTGTGCATTCAACCTGGATTAACGAAAACTATCGAAAACATTAAGCACAACAAAGCCACGTGGAAATCTAATAAAGATCTAGATCAATGTAGCTCGAAACAAACGAATTATTCGGGTGAGAGCAGTCAGATGCACGACACGTGCGAAGTGGACGGCGTTTCGAGAGAGGAGGTCGACGGAAATCAAAAATCGACAATGAAGAACCCCGACACACCGAAACACGGGAAGAAAGAGGAAATGTATCGGCGTCAGAGGGATCCCGACGCTATGATCGCCTCGTTAGACCGTTTAACCGCGACTCTGGTGCAGCAGACGGAAGCAATACGCGAACGCGATTCCAGCGCGATGAAACAGAGCATATTGAGCGACACGTGGAACGAGGATTCTCCTAACGAAGTCTCCTTCCCCAGTATCAGCATCAGCGCTCCTATCATCGCCTCGTTCAAGAGCGACGTGCCCGAAGAGCAAACGACCATTACCTCGGAATGCGTGGAAACGGCAAGTAGCGATGGCGGTCACATGACGAACTCCAAGATCATTCAACGAGAAGCTATCAAGCTGGCCGAGGCCGTAGACGCGGAGATAAACAAGAACGAGTTAGAAATGACGAGCATGACGTCCATGGACTTGGAAGCAATCAAACCCCCTTCCACGATGGGGAGCTTGTTGTCCTTGACAGCCAGTTACGCGGGTTCGGGCGATTACAGCGAGACGTTCGTTAACAGAGACAGATGCAACTCCACGTCCCTTCCACCGATGCAGCTGAAGACTTCGTCCTTCACGGACTTCAAAAACTGTCGCAAGAAGTCTCTTCCCCTCGGCGTGGTGGCTAAACGAGCTCTCAATCAGACTCAGACTCACACGGGAAGTCTAGAGAATTTACTGAACGAGTGCAGCGGATCACATTTGGACAGCGTGAAGCCACCGTCGATGATGGACGAGCTACCAGACGTTGGCGACATGGAGAACAGCATGGTAAGCGTAGCGAGCATCACGTCGGAGGTAGCCGATCCCAAAGACCAAGACCAGAGTTTAACCAGCAGCGACGCTGTCTTCGACCTGCTGAAGCCTGTCGCGAACGTCCTCTCCATAACTTGCATGCGTTACGCCGAGGCCATGCAGAGCAGCGCTAACAACAGCTTGAGCGAGTGTCTGGAGAACATCAATCCGCCATCTTTGTTCAACGAAGTCTGCGAAATGGACGAGTCGACGATGGAGCAGGCCACGGAAACCGTCTGCAGCGACACGTTGTGCATCGACGTCGAATTGCGCACCGAGGAGGCTCCGCACCAGATCTTCACGGAAAAGATCGACGAAGGTAGCAACGACACCGACGAAGCAGTCACTCCGATTTCTTCCGAGTATTGCCTCACCAGTTCAGCAGAGTCCACGCCCAAGAAACGGGCGCATAGAAATCTGACGCCTAAACAGAAACGAACCCTGGCCAAAGAAAGGTATAAAACGTACACCATAGCCGCGGAGATGAGTAGAAAGGAAGAGGAGAGGGACAAAAAGGAAAATGGTAGCGCGCGGGAGGGAAAGATCCCACGCGGGAAGTGTTCTCCATTTTCCAAGCTGACACCCAAGCAACGTAGGCAGGAGGACAGAGCCAGGTTCCAGACGCAGGTGTTAGAGAATCCTTTTCCTCAACCGAGTCAAGAGCAACAGGAAGCCGATGTCCGCGAGCAAGAGAATCCCGAAACGGAACCGTCGTCTGCCGTTAAATCTGCTATTCCTACGTTTACTAAACTGTCTGGCTGTAAAACGCTGATCAAGAAACGTATGgaacagaaaaagaatcgcgAGAGGTATCGCACGAGGACGTTAGACGACTCCGAGTGCATATTCAGAGAAGCAGAGAACAACGCCGCCGCGAACACGGCGGAAGGTGGCGAGTCCAACGCGACGCGCATCGCCCAGTCCGAGGAAATTCAAATCATGTTGCAGCAGAACGCTACCATCGTGCTGAACACCTTGAACGAGTCGACCAAGGTTAACGAGACCGGGGAGGAACCGTTGTTAGACTGCGAGACGATCAGTCTGGTGTCCAACGAATCGGAGTCCGAAAGAAATCTGCGAATGCGATTTCTGAACGGTGTCTCGAAGAAACTGATAGGTGCCTGCAGCCAGCAGATGGACGAAGCGCTGGAATCCGAGCAAAATCAGAAGGAGACGGTCGAAATTGAGACGAACAGATCTCAGGAGGACGTCAGGTACGCGGATACCGTGGAAAGCGAGAGCGAGAACGAGTCGAACAACGCCGAAGAACAGCCCAGGGAAACGAAGCGACCGAGGATAATTAAACCAGGAATGGTAAGAGATCACAGCAATGATTCCAACGCAACGGACAGGTCCGAGCCGGAGAGTCCTAAAGCTATTCGCGGCAGAAGGAAAGCTCTCTACTCGAACCCCATAACGCGCAAACCGACGCCTCAGTCGTCCCCGTTGAAGCAACCGAATCCTGTCAGCGGAATACCCATTGGTCGCAGCAACACCTCTCCCATCGTGAGAGCTACTCGAGCCACCACGCTGAGGCAGAACAACAACAGTCCAAGTAACGGTATGAAAGATTCTCCAAAGGCAAACTCGAGTCCTAAAATTCCTTCGTTAACAGACGgagagaaacgaacgaagaagATGTCAGCAGCTGCGAAGAGAGCGTCCGTTCCTCAAAAGGGATCGTCGTTGACCTTCACTAAATCCGTGAAAAGACACAGCACGCCTCCAACATGTTCCTCGAATTTTCAAAACGACGCCAAGCCAGATGTTAAGCCTTTAGAACGGCAGGGTACGTTTACCAAAGACGAACCGGAAGTGGAAAACGCGCCCCTGGTGGTCTCTACGTCCTCTTCCCCGATTAAGACGAAAATCGCGAAACCCATCAAGGGAGCCACTTCCAAAGTATATCCTACGATGGTGAAACCTAAAATCGCGCCGAAAACGCACCAGGTGCATCAGTCGAAAGTCGGGAAAGTAGCTCCGGAAAAGCTTCCCAAAACGGCACCGCTGCTGGTGGCTCCGAAACGATTGCCTACGGGCAAAGTAGCCGCGACTACGAAAATTCCAGCTAGCAATCAAACCGGCGTACAAGCCGAGAACGGTAAGATTTTCCGCAAGATAGGTCCACTCGGTCAACGATCCAACAGCAATTCCAGCATCGTCTCCAACTCGTCGACGGGAATACAGACCAGAAGGCTAGCGAAAGAAGCGACGAGCAAAATCGCGAGTCTTTGGAAGAAGGTAGAGGAGAGCAAGAGCAAGCAACGATTCGAAAAGCCTGACACCAGACAATGGGTGCAGCCAGGCAGTTGTGCCAACGACGTGGACGGACCTTCTCCTATGAATACTCCATCAGCTTTCAGATTGTTCCGTAGTTCGACGTTCGAAGGCATACCCCAGGAAAACGATGACACGGAGTCGACATTGTACAAGTCCAAATCGAAAAGACCATTAGTAGTGGGGATGCAGTCTAGCAAAGCGAAATATAGAAATTCTTGCGACTTGAGCGGAATGAATTCAAACGACGCACCTTGCAAAATACCCGTAAAGTCCAACGATGCATCCACCTACAAGAAAGACTCTGTACAGGTGGGAGACGCGTCAGTGATTTTACGGAAGTCGCAAAACACCGAGTCTTCCGCCGTGGAGGTAGACCCCACGAAACGAATATCGCGCCTTGGTTCCTTCATAAGAGTGGACTCTGCGAACGCAGAAGGCTCTGCACAAACTTACGTCAATGGCGGTGTGCGTACACCTGCCTCCGCCATTGTACCACCTTTCAATTATAATCCGAAGCCAGACATTCCTTCGCAGACAACCAAAATTACACAAAACGAGAGCGAAAATAGGTTTGGAACGACGGATTGTCACAGCGACATAGTCACAGCTTCTACGAGAGTAACGACAGTATAA